Below is a genomic region from Acinetobacter tibetensis.
TGGCACTGGTTATTATGTTCCCCAATTTACCGATGATTCGTATCATTGGTTCAGATGTGGTTCACGCTGTCCTACTCACCCTTGTGGCTGGTCTTGGTCACATGAGTTCTGGTAATGTCGATTTCGCACTTTTAGGCTGGTTATTGGTTGGCTCAATTCCTGCGATTATTATCGGCACACTGATCAGTTCTCGATTGCCAGAAAAAATTATTCGTAAAATTTTAGGTATTACGCTTTTTGCGTTGGGTGTGAATTTTATAATCCATCCTGTAAAAGCCAAATCTGTTCAAAAACCAACCACCGCAATGGTTTATACTGTGGAAAAATCACACAGCATTTAAACTATCTCTGTGGATAATTGGATTATTTCACGGTTTTATTGGTCTTTTGTATAGTAAAAGGCTAATTAAATCGTGTTATATTCAAGCAACTAAAAAACTCTTGTATGATCGATCTAGTGACAGCAATGAATACACAACAGCCAACCCCTATTACTCAATCAGACATTGAAGACTTAAATGTGAAAAGCATTCAGCCTTTAGTAACTCCTGCAGAACTAAAAAAAGAATTGCCATTAACAGGAAATGCATATCACACCGTACTTAAAGGTCGCGACACCATTCGCAATATTTTAGATGGTAAAGATAAGCGTCTTTTTGTCGTAATTGGTCCTTGTTCTATTCATGATACAGTTGCTGCACATGATTATGCGGATCGTTTAAAAGTACTCAGTGAACAAGTTAAAGATACGCTTTATATCGTGATGCGCGTTTATTTTGAAAAACCGCGTACCACGGTAGGTTGGAAAGGCTTAATTAACGATCCAGATATGAATGACTCTTTCAATATTGAGAAAGGTTTGCGTATTGGTCGTCAATTGCTGTTGGAATTGAATGAAAAAGGTTTGCCTTGTGCCACTGAAGCACTCGATCCAAACTCACCACAGTATTATCAAGATTTAATTTCTTGGTCTGCGATTGGTGCACGTACCACTGAAAGCCAAACCCACCGTGAAATGTCTTCAGGACTTTCATCTCCTGTTGGTTTCAAAAATGGTACAGATGGTGGTTTAACTGTTGCAACTAATGCGATGCAATCGGTTAAACATGGTCATAGCTTCCTAGGTTTAAATGAACTTGGTCAAGTTTCTGTGATTCGCACCAGCGGCAACCCATATGCACATGTGGTATTACGTGGCGGTAATGGCAAACCGAACTATGATGCAGGTTCTGTAGCAGAAGCTGAAAATGCATTAGCGAAAGCCAAGGTCAGCACCAAAATCATGATTGATACCAGTCATGCCAACTCAAATAAAGACCCGTTCTTGCAACCGCTTGTTCTAAAAAATATTACTGAACAAATTTTGGATGGGAACAAATCCATTGTCGGTATTATGGTTGAAAGTCACTTAAAAGGTGGTCGTCAAGATATCCCTGAAAACTTATGTGATTTAGAATACGGTAAGTCAGTCACAGATGGCTGTATTGACTGGGATACAACAGAAAAAGTATTGCTAGAAATGCACAATGCTTTGAAAGATGTACTACCAAATCGCTAAGCATCCAAGCGCCATCCCCTAGGATGGCGTTTTGTTTTACTGCCAATGAAAAGTCACCGTTATGAATCAACTTGAAAACGCTTTAACTCACATTGACCATTTCCAGTTTGTCCATGAGCATTTATTTAGTTCTGGTCAACCGACAGTTGAACAGTTAAAACACATCAAAGAATATGGCGTCACAACTGTTATTAATCTTGCTTTAAATGATGCAGAAAACCATCTTCAGAATGAAGACCGTATTTGCTTAGAACTAGGACTCAATTACGTTCATATTCCTATTCTTTGGGACACACCTTCTGATGAGCAATGCCTCTTAGTTTTAGACATGTTGGATCATTTGATTCAAGAGCAGATGGTTTGGGTTCATTGCGCCCACAACCTTCGTGTGAGCAGCCTAATCTATCTTTACCGCCAATATTATATGGATATGGATATCGCCAGCGCTCAAGATTTATTACATGCAGTTTGGGAACCAAACGAGACATGGACAGGACTGATTCATGCTGTAGCCCTACAACTCCAAGGTCGTAAAGCTACTAAAGATCTACAACAGTCACTGATGGGTGCAGGTCATTTGGCTTGATGGCTAATCAAAACTGTAGCAGTTGCCAAAATACCTTCTTGACGGCCAGTAAAACCCAGTTTTTCTGTGGTTGTTGCTTTAATACTAATCTGAGTAACATCCACATCTAAAACATCTGCGACAGATTGACGCATCTCTAAATTGTACTTCGCTAACTTTGGACGCTCACAGGCTACCGTCATATCCGCATTATTCAACACATAGCCACGATCTAAAATGAGCTGATAGACGTGTTTTAACAGTACTCGACTGTCTGCCCCTTTAAATTCAGGATCTGTATCTGGAAAATGCTGCCCAATATCGCCCAATGCAAGTGCACCCAATAATGCATCACAGAGTGCATGCAGCACAACATCACCATCGGAATGTGCTTTTAAACCGTGTGTATGTGGAATTTTAACGCCAGCCAAAGTAACAAATTCGCCTTCCTCAAAAGCGTGTACATCCATTCCTTGACCAATTCGAATATGTGCGACCATTCAGTTACGCTCCTTCAGAAATAAATGTTTGAAATCTTGTATTCAGTGTTTCGACTTCGTTATAGTTACACCAGCACAGTGTTGTGAAAGTATAAGTCATCATGTTGTTGAATACAGACATTAAATTCCTTAAAACTATAGCATCTTTCATTGGTATGGGTTGTATATACACTAGCCTGACTTACGCTCAGGAAATAGATTGTAGTAAAACTGATACTGCTACAATAAAAACGATGTGTTCTGGCAGTTTCGAACAACAACGGCAGAAACTCAAAAACCAATATCTCACTGCGTTTTTAATCAGTGATGCACCCTTACGATTACTCGATGATACACATAGCGTATGGCTCAACCGTATACAACAATGCAAAACAGAATCATGTTTTACACAGCAATTTGAGCTTCGCACTGATGATTTAAATTTTTATACCTCATTAAATCAGAGTTTGACTCAACATTATTTAAAATTTGAAAAGGGTAAACTTGCACAACAGCCCATTCACCTACAAGTTCATCAGCTTGGTAAAGACAGTATTAAAATTGAAGGAATTGCCTACCGTAATCCAAACAACAAGAAGGAAACTCAAACCATTCCTTTCTTGGCGTACACCACCCCAGAGAAAAAACAAAATATTGTCGACAATGAACATGACTGTAAATATCAATTTGATTATTACAAAGCCATTTTAACTGTCAAAACCCAACAAAAAGGTTGTGAGCGATTTACTGGTGTTTATCGCCTTTATGATTAAAGACAGTTTTAAAAAAATAAAAAAGCACAGATATTTGTCTGTGCTTTTGATTCAACATGAGTACATCAAGCTGGATAAGCCGATGCAATTTCTTGACTGATCATCACTGCTGTAGCGGCTGACAAAGTCCAACCTAAATGTCCATGCCCTGTGTTATAAAATACGCGGTCACGTCGTCCACGTCGAACGATTGGCATCATGTCTGGCATCATTGGACGTAAGCCCGCCCAAGGCACAACACTCTGAGTGGAAATATCAAAATTTTTATTTGCCCAATCTACCAAAGGCTGAATCCGATCGGAACGAATATCACGGTTATACCCATTAAACTCCGCAGTCCCTGCAATTCTTAATCGGCTAGCACCTAAACGTGACGTGACAATTTTGGCACTTTCATCCAGCAAACTTACCCATGGTGCATGTTGCACACTCTGCTCATCATCCAAGTTAATGGTAATTGAATAGCCTTTTACAGGATAAACATTCACTTTATCACCCAGTAAATGTGCCAATTGATAGCTACCCACACCACCACACACCAACACAGCATCTGCTTCAAAATATTCTGATGCCTGCTCTTCTGGGTGCATATTTTCAGTGCTGCCTTTACAAATGACTGTCACGCCTTTCTCATGATGTTGCACGTCGGTGACGTCTAAACCAAAGCGATATTTCACCCCATATTTTTCTGTTACCTTGGCAAGACCATTGGTAAATTTATGAATATCTCCTGTGGCATCACCCGGACAATAAAAGCCGCCATAATAGTCACCTGTTAAACTCGGCTCAATTTGCTTAATTTCTTCAGATGTTACTGCATAACGCTCTAATCCACCTGTGCAAAGCAATTCATTGACACGGGTTGCGACTTGATAATCTGTTTGGTTGTGGTAAAAATGTAGAATGCCTCTTTTTTCTAAATCAAACTGAATCTGTTCCTGTTCAGCAATATCAAATAAGCGTTTACGCGCCATGAGTGCTAATTTCACCGTATCACGGGTATTTTCTTCATAGTGTTTAATATTGCCCAAAAATTCGACTAGCCATGCATATTTATGCAGATCAAACGACGGATTGAGCAACAAAGGCGCATCTTTACGGGACATCCATTTAATGCCTTTCAATACAGTGGATTTTTGATTCCAGACTTCTGCATTACATGCTGAAAGCTGACCACCATTGGCAAAAGAAGTTTCCATTGCAGGATAAAGATGTTTATCGATGACTGTCACATCATAGCCCAATTGTGATAGTTCATAAGCTGAAGTTACCCCAGTAATTCCAGAGCCAATAACAATAATATGTGGCATAAAGCACTCCTACGAAATGCATGCATTCCTTGTGTTGTGCCCCATCTGTCATTGGTACCTGAGAGCTTCGATCATATGCAACATATAACCATCCCCTTCGGTGAGTGCCTTTTTTATCTTTATGCACTTCTCTCCAGATTTTGAAATTATTACAGTCCTTCTGCCTGAGAGTTTCCGGGGTCGTTGCTCCTTCGGCGAGCACATCACTGTGCTTCTCTCCTGCAATAATTGCTTCTTATAATATGAGCAATATATATACCATTTTCGAGTGCGAAATATACAAATTTAGTAATTATTTATGAGAAAGTACTTAAAGATTTTTATTCCAATAAAATTCATATACTTAAAAAAATAATATTTGATTCTGTTTTATCTACATGATGCAATAAAATTGATTTCAACCTATAAAAAAAGCCCCAAATGGGGCTTACGCATTTTAACGGTGCGTATGAATGGACATCACAATTCCCATACCAGCAAGCAGTGCAATCACCGCCGTACCGCCATAACTCATCAATGGTAATGGATCTCCTGTCACAGGAAGAATTCCACTAATCATGCCCGAGTTGAGAAATACAAAGAAGAAGAACGTTAAACCAATGGCACTTGCCAGCAAACGACCATAGTTATGGAAGGAGTTTAAACCAATCATCATGCAACGGAAAATAATAGCTGCATAAAGCGCAAATAGGAACATAACACCTAAAAATCCGAACTCTTCTGAATAGGTCGATAAAATAAAGTCGGTATGATGTTCAGGCAAATAGCCCAAATGCGACTGCGTTCCCCCCAAATAGCCCTTCCCCATTAAGCCACCAGAACCAATTGCAATCTTAGACTGGATAATATTCCAACCCGCACCTAAGGCATCGGATTCTGGATCAAACAGAGTTAATACACGCTTCTTTTGGTAAGCCTGTAAGACATACATCCATAAAACAGGCGCAGTAACAGCGAATGCCATAAAGGCTCCCAAAATGAGCCTCCAAGACATCCCACTCAAAAAGAGCACGAAAATTCCGGGGATAATTAAGCCAATGGATAAGTCGGGTTGCAAGGCAACCAATACAAAAGGCACAAACATAATCACCAATGCCCCCAAAATATGAATCAGTTTCGGTGGAAATGGCTTTCTAGCAAAATACCATGCCATCATTAACGGCATCGCAAACTTCATAAACTCACTGGGTTGTACACTGCCAATACCGGGTACAGTCAACCAACGTTTAGCCCCTAAGCGGGTATCGCCTATGACAAGCACCAAAACCAACAACACAACTGAAATCAGATAAAAATATGGACTGGTGGCCTGATAAACCTTCGGTGGGATCTGTGCGCAAATAAATAACAGAATAAAACCCACACCAAAACTGGTGGCCTGACGCAATACCATTCCCATATC
It encodes:
- a CDS encoding 3-deoxy-7-phosphoheptulonate synthase: MNTQQPTPITQSDIEDLNVKSIQPLVTPAELKKELPLTGNAYHTVLKGRDTIRNILDGKDKRLFVVIGPCSIHDTVAAHDYADRLKVLSEQVKDTLYIVMRVYFEKPRTTVGWKGLINDPDMNDSFNIEKGLRIGRQLLLELNEKGLPCATEALDPNSPQYYQDLISWSAIGARTTESQTHREMSSGLSSPVGFKNGTDGGLTVATNAMQSVKHGHSFLGLNELGQVSVIRTSGNPYAHVVLRGGNGKPNYDAGSVAEAENALAKAKVSTKIMIDTSHANSNKDPFLQPLVLKNITEQILDGNKSIVGIMVESHLKGGRQDIPENLCDLEYGKSVTDGCIDWDTTEKVLLEMHNALKDVLPNR
- a CDS encoding protein tyrosine phosphatase family protein — translated: MNQLENALTHIDHFQFVHEHLFSSGQPTVEQLKHIKEYGVTTVINLALNDAENHLQNEDRICLELGLNYVHIPILWDTPSDEQCLLVLDMLDHLIQEQMVWVHCAHNLRVSSLIYLYRQYYMDMDIASAQDLLHAVWEPNETWTGLIHAVALQLQGRKATKDLQQSLMGAGHLA
- the ispF gene encoding 2-C-methyl-D-erythritol 2,4-cyclodiphosphate synthase, whose amino-acid sequence is MVAHIRIGQGMDVHAFEEGEFVTLAGVKIPHTHGLKAHSDGDVVLHALCDALLGALALGDIGQHFPDTDPEFKGADSRVLLKHVYQLILDRGYVLNNADMTVACERPKLAKYNLEMRQSVADVLDVDVTQISIKATTTEKLGFTGRQEGILATATVLISHQAK
- a CDS encoding A1S_1983 family putative colistin resistance protein, which translates into the protein MLLNTDIKFLKTIASFIGMGCIYTSLTYAQEIDCSKTDTATIKTMCSGSFEQQRQKLKNQYLTAFLISDAPLRLLDDTHSVWLNRIQQCKTESCFTQQFELRTDDLNFYTSLNQSLTQHYLKFEKGKLAQQPIHLQVHQLGKDSIKIEGIAYRNPNNKKETQTIPFLAYTTPEKKQNIVDNEHDCKYQFDYYKAILTVKTQQKGCERFTGVYRLYD
- a CDS encoding D-amino acid dehydrogenase; its protein translation is MPHIIVIGSGITGVTSAYELSQLGYDVTVIDKHLYPAMETSFANGGQLSACNAEVWNQKSTVLKGIKWMSRKDAPLLLNPSFDLHKYAWLVEFLGNIKHYEENTRDTVKLALMARKRLFDIAEQEQIQFDLEKRGILHFYHNQTDYQVATRVNELLCTGGLERYAVTSEEIKQIEPSLTGDYYGGFYCPGDATGDIHKFTNGLAKVTEKYGVKYRFGLDVTDVQHHEKGVTVICKGSTENMHPEEQASEYFEADAVLVCGGVGSYQLAHLLGDKVNVYPVKGYSITINLDDEQSVQHAPWVSLLDESAKIVTSRLGASRLRIAGTAEFNGYNRDIRSDRIQPLVDWANKNFDISTQSVVPWAGLRPMMPDMMPIVRRGRRDRVFYNTGHGHLGWTLSAATAVMISQEIASAYPA
- the rodA gene encoding rod shape-determining protein RodA encodes the protein MIPSQQYRFLRQSLRDGRSIKDDSSKWHRLHLDPWLLGLLVVNSIIGLMAVYSATAEDMGMVLRQATSFGVGFILLFICAQIPPKVYQATSPYFYLISVVLLVLVLVIGDTRLGAKRWLTVPGIGSVQPSEFMKFAMPLMMAWYFARKPFPPKLIHILGALVIMFVPFVLVALQPDLSIGLIIPGIFVLFLSGMSWRLILGAFMAFAVTAPVLWMYVLQAYQKKRVLTLFDPESDALGAGWNIIQSKIAIGSGGLMGKGYLGGTQSHLGYLPEHHTDFILSTYSEEFGFLGVMFLFALYAAIIFRCMMIGLNSFHNYGRLLASAIGLTFFFFVFLNSGMISGILPVTGDPLPLMSYGGTAVIALLAGMGIVMSIHTHR